The DNA region GGCCTATCAGGACGTCGCGAGTTTCGCCGAGCGCCCAACCGTGACCGCAACCATCGCCACCACAGACGCCGACCACAGTGCCGACCTGACGTACTGGCGCACACTGCTGGCCGAACCGCCGGACCCGCTGGAGTTGCCCGGGGCACGCGGGTCAGCGGTCCCGCGCACCCTCCGCTCCGGGTTGTGTACCCGCGCGCTGTCCATCGAGATGATGGACGGGATCGCCGAACTGGCGCGGAGCAACGGCGCCACGCCCTACATGGTGATCGCCGCCGCATTGTCCGCACTGATCCACCGCTACACCGCCACGGACGATTTCCTGATCGCCTCACCGGTGCTCAACCGCACCCCCGGCTCCGAGGGGGCGATCGGCTACTTCGGCAACACCGTCGTACTGCGGGCCCGGGTCGACGCCGCCGAGAAGTTCACCGATCTGCTGGCACGCACCCGTGACACCGCGCTCGGCGCGTTCGAGCACCAGGGCATCAACCTCGACCGCGTGGTGCGCGAACTCAACCCGGATCGCCGCCACGGGGGAGTCGAACGTCTCACTCGGCTCAGCTTCGGACTCCGGGGAGCGAACTGGGACGCCTTCCGGCCGGACGGAATCACCTGCGCCCGAGCCGATTACCGTGGCAAGATCGCCCAGCTTCCGCTCGGCATCATGGTCGAGGCCGGTACCGACGGAGCGCTGATCGAAGCCGAATATCTGCATGACGTGCTCGACGAGACACTGGTGGACCAGTTACTGCGGCACCTGGTTCAGTTGCTGACCGCCGCGGTGGCACAACCCGAATCGGCGGTCGGCGAACTGGACATGCTCGGCGAAGACGACCGGGCATGGTTGGACACGGTCTCCCGCGGACCGCTGTTCACCCCGCCGGCCGAGGCACCGGCCACGCTGGGTGCGCTGGTGGCCGACCGGGCGGCGGTGACCCCGGACGCCATCGCGGTCGTCGACGACGACGGCCGTTACAGCTACGCCGAGGTCAACGCGCGCGCGAACCGGATCGCCCACCACCTGATCGCAGCCGGGATCGGCACCGAGGACAAGGTGGCGGTGCTGTTCGGGCGCTCGTTGGATCTGGTGGTCACCGCACTGGGCATCGCCAAAGCCGGCGCGGCCTACGTTCCCATCGACCCCGAATATCCGCCGGACCGCATCGAGTTCATCCTCGGTGACGCCCGGCCGTCGCTGGTGCTGCACGAACCGCTGACCGCCGACGACGTGGCCGGCCGGCCCGACACCGACCCGACCGACGCCGACCGGATCCGGCCACTGCGTCCGGAGAATCTGGCCTACCTGATCTACACCTCGGGCTCGACCGGGCTGCCCAAGGGCGTGGAGGTCTCCCACGCCCCGATCACCGAATACCTGCTCTGGTTCGGCGGCGAATACGGCATCGATGACACCGATGTACTGCTGCAGGTCGCCTCACCGAGCTTCGACGTGTCGATCGGCGAACTGTTCGGCACCCTGGGCAACGGTGCCCGCCTGGTGATCCCGCGCCCCGACGGACTGCGTGACATCGGCTACCTCACCGACCTGCTGCAGCGCGAAGGCGTCACCGCCATGCACTTCGTGCCGTCGCTGCTGGGCCTGTTCCTGTCACTGCCCGGGGTGAACCAGTGGCGCACCCTGCGGCGTATCCCGATCGGCGGCGAACCGCTTCCCGGCGAGCTCGCCGATAAGTTCCACGCCACCTTCGACGCACTGCTGCACAACTTCTACGGCCCCACCGAAACCGTGGTCAACTCGTCGCGCTACAAGGTGGAAGGCCCTCAGGGGAACCGGATCGTGCCGATCGGCAGCCCCAACATCAACACCACCATCTGGTTGCTCGACGACGCGTTGCAGCCGGTCCCGGTCGGGGTGATCGGCGAGATCTACATCGGCGGAACACATGTCGCCCGCGGATACTTCGACCGTCCGGGCCTGACCGCGGAACGCTTCGTCGCCGACCCGTGGACGCCCGGCCAACGGCTGTACCGCACCGGCGACCTGGCCCGCCGCAACGCCGCCGGGGATCTGGAGTTCATCGGCCGCGCCGACGACCAGGTCAAGGTCCGTGGTTTCCGGATCGAACTCGGCGAGGTCGCCTCGGCCATCTCGGTGGACCCCAGCGTCGGCCAGTGCGTCGTGGTGGTCTCCGACCTGCCCGGGCTGGGCCGCAGCCTGGTCGCCTACCTGACCCCGGCGGGGCCGGGCGCTGCCGAGGACACCGTCGAGGTGCCCCGGATTCGGGCCCGAGTGGCCGCCGCCCTGCCGGAGTACATGGCACCGGCGGCCTATGTGGTGGTCGACGACATTCCGATCACCGCCCACGGCAAGATCGACCGGGCCGCGCTGCCCGAACCGCAGCCGATCGAGGCCACCCCCTACCGGGAACCGCAGACCGAGACCGAACACCTGGTGGCGGAACTGTTTGCGCAACTGCTCTCGCGCGATCAGGTCGGCGCCGACGACTCCTTCTTCGAACTCGGCGGGCACTCGCTGTTGGCCACCAAACTGGTCGCCGCGATCCGCGCCCGCTGCGAGGTCGAGATCGGTATCCGCGAGATCTTCGAGGCCAGCACGGTGGCCCGGTTGGCCGCCGCGATCGACCGGGCGCCCGCCGCGCGCGACGGCGTGGCCGCGGCGGGTCGTCCACCACTCGTTGCTGTGTCCCGCTCGGGACAACAGCGGGTATCGGCCTCGCAGCTGCGCACCTGGTTCGCCTATCGGCTGGATCCGGATGCCACCGGAGACAACATCCCGCTGTCGGCGCGGCTCACCGGACCCTGCGACACCGCCGCCCTGATCGCGGCGCTGGGCGACGTGGTGGCCCGCCACGATGTTCTGCGCACCACGTTCGGTGAGATCGACGGTGTGCCCCACCAGGTGATCAACGCCCCGGCGGCGATACCGGTCACCGAATTGCACTGCCCGGAAACCGATCCGGTGAAGGTGGCGGAGTGGACCAAGGCCCGGCTCGACGAGCAGCGCGCCATCGCGTTCGACCTGGAACACGACTGGCCGATCCGTCCGGCCCTGCTGCACCTGCCCGGTGACGAGCGGGTGCTGTCGCTGGTGGTGCACCATATCGCCGCCGACCACTGGTCGGTCGAGGTGATCTTCACCGACCTGCTGATCGCCTACCGGTCGCGGACCGCCGGTTCCGCGCCGGCCTGGGAACCGCCGGCCCTGCAGTACGCCGACTTCGCGCACTGGCAGGGGGAGTTGCTGCGCGACGAATCCGGGCTGATCGAAGCGCAGCGCCGGTACTGGATCGAGCAGTTGGCCGGCCTGGCCGACGACACCGGCCCGCGGCCGGACTTCCCGCGCCCGGCCACCGCCAACGGGTCCGGCGACTCGGTCGCGTTCACCGTTCCGCCGCAGGTACGGGCCGGACTGGCCGCTCTCGCCCGCGACACCGGCGCCACCGAGTTCATGGTGGTGCAATCCGCGGTCGCGGTCCTGCTGCACCTGGCCGGCAGCGGCGACGACATCCCACTGGGTGTGCCGATCGCCGGACGCACCGACAACGCCCTGGACAACCTGGTCGGGTTCTTCGTCAACATCGTGGTGCTGCGAAACCGGTTGGCGGGCAACCCGACCCTGCGTGACGTGGTGACCCGGGCACGGGAGACCGCACTGGGTGCCTACGCGCACGCCGACCTGCCCTTCGATCGGCTGGTGGAAGCCCTCAACCCGGTCCGGACCCTGTCGCGCAACCCGCTGTTCCAGGTGGTGGTCCACGTCCGCGAAGCCGCCGACGTCACCCACGTCATCGAGACCGGGCCCGGCGGAGACCTGGTGTTCCGCACCGTGATGCCGACGTTCGACATCGCCCACGCCGACCTGTCGGTGAACCTGTTCACCACCGCGGGCGACGGCGAGGATGCCGGCTACGACGGGCATCTGATCTACCGCACCGATCTGTACGAACGCGCCACCGTGGCACGGCTGGCCGACTGGCTGGGCCGGGTGCTGGCCGCCATGGCCGCAGACCCGGGCCGGACGCTGCGCGAGATCAGCCTCGTCGACGACGACCAGCGCGCCCTCATCCTCGACCGGTGGAGTCGCGGCGTCGACATCCCCGCCGACGACCCGCGCACCATCGCCGACGTGTTGGCGCCCAGCCGGACCTACGACGGTGTGGCGGTGCGCTGTGCCGGTGCCGAACTGTCCTACCCGCAACTGCACCGACGCTCCGACCGGCTGGCCGAACTGCTGATCGCGGCGGGCGTGCAGCCCGGCACCCTGGTGGGTCTGTCGGTGCGCCGCGACCTGGACCTGCCGGTGGCGCTGGTCGGGATCATGAAGGCCGGCGCCGGCTACTTCCCGCTGGACCCGAGCTATCCGCGGCAG from Mycolicibacter sp. MU0083 includes:
- a CDS encoding non-ribosomal peptide synthetase; amino-acid sequence: MTDTVDRASDANELRLELLRRRLAERGLAATSPDADQVSASATMSDGQRRMWFVQAMDPEGTVANISVSYRLTGPLDAARLEAALAAVAARHPMLRTVYAVDDAGEPHPQLGDVTPAFAWHDLTDLPEQARELRLEVLAQREFATPFRLDADAPLRLTLVRVGADEHVLLLVAHHIAWDDDSWAVFFADLTAAYQDVASFAERPTVTATIATTDADHSADLTYWRTLLAEPPDPLELPGARGSAVPRTLRSGLCTRALSIEMMDGIAELARSNGATPYMVIAAALSALIHRYTATDDFLIASPVLNRTPGSEGAIGYFGNTVVLRARVDAAEKFTDLLARTRDTALGAFEHQGINLDRVVRELNPDRRHGGVERLTRLSFGLRGANWDAFRPDGITCARADYRGKIAQLPLGIMVEAGTDGALIEAEYLHDVLDETLVDQLLRHLVQLLTAAVAQPESAVGELDMLGEDDRAWLDTVSRGPLFTPPAEAPATLGALVADRAAVTPDAIAVVDDDGRYSYAEVNARANRIAHHLIAAGIGTEDKVAVLFGRSLDLVVTALGIAKAGAAYVPIDPEYPPDRIEFILGDARPSLVLHEPLTADDVAGRPDTDPTDADRIRPLRPENLAYLIYTSGSTGLPKGVEVSHAPITEYLLWFGGEYGIDDTDVLLQVASPSFDVSIGELFGTLGNGARLVIPRPDGLRDIGYLTDLLQREGVTAMHFVPSLLGLFLSLPGVNQWRTLRRIPIGGEPLPGELADKFHATFDALLHNFYGPTETVVNSSRYKVEGPQGNRIVPIGSPNINTTIWLLDDALQPVPVGVIGEIYIGGTHVARGYFDRPGLTAERFVADPWTPGQRLYRTGDLARRNAAGDLEFIGRADDQVKVRGFRIELGEVASAISVDPSVGQCVVVVSDLPGLGRSLVAYLTPAGPGAAEDTVEVPRIRARVAAALPEYMAPAAYVVVDDIPITAHGKIDRAALPEPQPIEATPYREPQTETEHLVAELFAQLLSRDQVGADDSFFELGGHSLLATKLVAAIRARCEVEIGIREIFEASTVARLAAAIDRAPAARDGVAAAGRPPLVAVSRSGQQRVSASQLRTWFAYRLDPDATGDNIPLSARLTGPCDTAALIAALGDVVARHDVLRTTFGEIDGVPHQVINAPAAIPVTELHCPETDPVKVAEWTKARLDEQRAIAFDLEHDWPIRPALLHLPGDERVLSLVVHHIAADHWSVEVIFTDLLIAYRSRTAGSAPAWEPPALQYADFAHWQGELLRDESGLIEAQRRYWIEQLAGLADDTGPRPDFPRPATANGSGDSVAFTVPPQVRAGLAALARDTGATEFMVVQSAVAVLLHLAGSGDDIPLGVPIAGRTDNALDNLVGFFVNIVVLRNRLAGNPTLRDVVTRARETALGAYAHADLPFDRLVEALNPVRTLSRNPLFQVVVHVREAADVTHVIETGPGGDLVFRTVMPTFDIAHADLSVNLFTTAGDGEDAGYDGHLIYRTDLYERATVARLADWLGRVLAAMAADPGRTLREISLVDDDQRALILDRWSRGVDIPADDPRTIADVLAPSRTYDGVAVRCAGAELSYPQLHRRSDRLAELLIAAGVQPGTLVGLSVRRDLDLPVALVGIMKAGAGYFPLDPSYPRQRLEFMIDDVAPKVILVSTGTREAIPAPDGVTHVCLDDPAVQAELAKEPTGVDLPVPHPEDPMYLVFTSGSTGVPKGVLGTHRSMSARLNWQIAHYPVDGADIRLAQSSMTFLEGGMEMLAGLAAGATLILADDDEFRDPEALARLIVDERVAQVTAVASLISVLAESDDTLRGLRRLVCSGEPVSADLLARLGEALDPSAQLLNNFGATETSGAAVRGELSPPTPKLGRPTPGSQAYLLDDALQPVPPGVVGEVYYAGPQIVRGYWKRPELTATRFVANPFAEPGCTGSRLYRSGDRARWTADGVLEFVGRTDHQVKVRGFRVELAEVEAALRGAPGVAAAAARTWEQRGVTTLAGYLVPAGPVADAAEFIASVRAAVAATLPGYMVPSSLTVLETMPLTDSGKLNRPALPAPAVATRGQSDPPVTATERALAGIVADLLGVEAVGRSDGFFELGGDSILSVQLAARARAAGLDVDPRMIFEHPTLAELAAAVDRRAAAGDTTEPADTAYAPMSVSGLSSDALADLTASWGDSP